The following are encoded in a window of Mycobacteroides chelonae CCUG 47445 genomic DNA:
- a CDS encoding flavodoxin family protein, whose translation MSRLLIVHHTPSPATRELLEAVLAGVKDPEISGVEVVIRPALAATITDMLDADGYLFGTTANFGYMSGALKHFFDTVYYPSLDHVATRPYGLWVHGNNDTIGAVSAVDRIATGLALEKAADALEVVGPIDASVREQAYNLGGTLAAILMQ comes from the coding sequence ATGAGTCGTCTGCTGATCGTTCACCACACGCCGTCGCCGGCCACGCGAGAACTGCTGGAAGCGGTGTTGGCGGGCGTGAAGGACCCTGAGATCTCCGGAGTTGAGGTCGTGATCAGGCCCGCTCTTGCCGCCACGATTACCGACATGCTGGATGCTGACGGCTACCTGTTTGGCACCACCGCGAATTTCGGATACATGTCCGGCGCCCTCAAGCATTTCTTCGACACCGTCTACTACCCGAGTCTGGATCATGTCGCCACACGTCCCTACGGACTATGGGTGCACGGCAACAACGACACAATCGGCGCGGTGTCCGCGGTGGACAGGATCGCGACCGGGCTCGCACTGGAGAAAGCAGCCGACGCGCTCGAGGTGGTCGGGCCGATCGACGCATCCGTGCGCGAGCAGGCCTATAACCTTGGCGGCACGCTCGCCGCGATCTTGATGCAATGA
- the dapB gene encoding 4-hydroxy-tetrahydrodipicolinate reductase, with translation MATGVLGAQGKVGQAMCQAVEAAGDLDLVAAVDKDDPLEALTAARVVIDFTHPDVVMDNLKFLISNGIHAVVGTTGFTDERLDQVRAWLADSPGTAVLIAPNFAIGAVLSMKFAQQAARFFESVEVIELHHPNKADAPSGTAMRTARLIAEARKGLPPSPDATSTGIEGARGADVDGVRVHAVRVAGLVAHQEVLFGTTGETLTIRHDSIDRSSFAPGVLLAVRNVAARPGLTIGIEPLLEL, from the coding sequence ATCGCGACCGGAGTGCTCGGAGCGCAGGGCAAGGTTGGCCAGGCCATGTGTCAGGCCGTTGAGGCCGCCGGGGATCTTGACCTGGTGGCCGCCGTCGACAAAGACGACCCGCTGGAGGCGCTTACCGCGGCCCGCGTCGTCATCGACTTCACCCATCCCGATGTCGTCATGGACAATCTGAAGTTCTTGATAAGCAACGGTATTCACGCCGTTGTCGGTACTACGGGTTTCACCGACGAACGCTTGGATCAGGTGCGGGCCTGGCTGGCCGATAGCCCGGGCACGGCGGTGCTTATCGCTCCGAACTTCGCGATCGGCGCCGTTCTGTCGATGAAGTTCGCGCAGCAGGCTGCCCGATTCTTCGAGTCGGTCGAGGTCATCGAGCTGCACCACCCCAACAAGGCAGACGCCCCCTCCGGGACAGCGATGCGAACGGCACGTTTGATCGCCGAGGCGCGCAAGGGATTGCCGCCGAGCCCCGATGCCACCAGCACGGGGATCGAGGGGGCGCGTGGCGCCGATGTCGACGGGGTGCGGGTCCACGCGGTGCGAGTCGCCGGACTCGTCGCCCATCAGGAAGTGTTGTTCGGAACCACCGGCGAGACATTGACCATCCGCCACGACAGCATCGACCGGTCGTCGTTCGCGCCGGGCGTGCTGCTGGCCGTGCGCAATGTCGCCGCGCGGCCTGGCCTCACGATCGGCATCGAGCCCCTGCTGGAGCTGTAG
- a CDS encoding SulP family inorganic anion transporter — MTTSVTEQASKPSLLQNLRHDLPASLVVFLVALPLSLGIAIASGAPLMAGLIAAVVGGIVAGAIGGSPLQVSGPAAGLTVVVAEIINKFGWQMTCLITIGAGLLQILFGLSRIARAALAIAPVVVHAMLAGIGVTIALQQVHVLMGGSSRSSAWQNLKALPQGILNHHLPDVIIGVMVIAILLLWPKLPPKIRMIPGALVAIVVATAFAVLTNSPAERISLSGDFFDAISFPTLIGPADGDWAGVLLGVLTIALIASVESLLSAVAVDKLHTGPRTNFDREMIGQGSANVASGFLGGLPITGVIVRSSTNVAAGAKTRASSILHGVWVLLFASLFSSVVQLIPKAALAGLLIIIGVQLVKLAHMKLAWRTGDLAVYAVTIVSVVFLNLLEGVGIGLVVAIGILVGRVMRAHMDARPFGTEGSRQWHVELDGTLSFLSLPRLTKTLSTVPPGAHVTLAINADYVDHAISEAISDWKRAHEAAGGTVMIVESSHAKLHHAHTTRPQRHFVSRAVGLVPWRSWRRSDDNGVGASIIDGINEYNSRGSGALRPHVSELADYQDPDALFLTCGDSRILPNVITASGPGDLFTIRNVGNVVPTDPADGSVDASLDFAINQLNVSSVVVCGHSSCGAMKALLSESTEAPTTPVGRWLDYARDSLIAFQEHHPARTSAEAHGFNEVDQLGVVNVAIQVERLIHHPILAGAVVSGRVRVVGTFFNIAEAHVYEVDENGIVGQDGNTNDIVEDPAPATS, encoded by the coding sequence ATGACGACTTCCGTCACCGAGCAGGCTTCGAAGCCGTCGTTACTGCAGAATCTGCGGCACGACCTCCCCGCCTCCCTCGTCGTTTTCCTCGTCGCGCTGCCACTTTCTCTGGGTATCGCGATCGCCTCCGGCGCCCCGCTGATGGCGGGTCTGATCGCTGCTGTGGTCGGTGGCATTGTCGCCGGTGCCATTGGCGGATCACCACTGCAGGTCAGCGGTCCGGCCGCCGGCCTGACCGTGGTGGTGGCCGAGATCATCAACAAGTTCGGCTGGCAGATGACCTGCCTGATCACCATTGGTGCGGGCTTGCTGCAGATCCTGTTCGGCCTGAGCCGGATCGCCCGCGCCGCACTGGCCATCGCGCCGGTCGTGGTGCACGCCATGCTCGCCGGCATCGGTGTGACCATCGCTTTGCAACAGGTCCACGTTCTCATGGGCGGCTCATCGCGAAGCTCCGCGTGGCAGAACCTGAAGGCGCTGCCCCAGGGGATCCTGAATCACCATCTGCCCGATGTGATCATCGGCGTCATGGTCATTGCGATCTTGCTGCTCTGGCCAAAGCTGCCGCCCAAGATTCGCATGATCCCCGGCGCCCTGGTGGCAATCGTGGTCGCGACCGCCTTCGCGGTCCTGACCAACTCCCCGGCCGAGCGGATCTCCCTGTCGGGCGACTTCTTTGACGCGATCAGTTTCCCGACCCTGATCGGTCCGGCCGACGGAGACTGGGCCGGAGTGCTTTTGGGCGTGCTGACCATCGCCTTGATCGCGAGTGTCGAGTCGCTGTTGTCCGCGGTCGCCGTCGATAAACTGCATACCGGTCCGCGCACCAACTTCGATCGCGAGATGATCGGTCAGGGCAGCGCCAACGTGGCCTCGGGCTTCCTGGGCGGCTTGCCTATCACCGGCGTGATCGTGCGCAGCTCGACCAACGTGGCCGCGGGCGCCAAGACTCGTGCCTCATCGATCCTGCACGGTGTGTGGGTGTTGTTGTTCGCCTCGCTGTTCAGCAGCGTGGTGCAGCTCATTCCCAAGGCCGCCCTGGCCGGTCTGCTGATCATCATCGGCGTCCAGTTGGTCAAGTTGGCCCACATGAAGCTGGCTTGGCGCACAGGCGATCTGGCGGTCTACGCGGTGACCATCGTGTCCGTGGTGTTCCTCAACCTGCTCGAAGGCGTGGGCATCGGACTCGTGGTGGCCATCGGCATCTTGGTGGGCCGGGTCATGCGGGCACACATGGACGCCCGCCCGTTCGGCACCGAGGGATCGCGGCAGTGGCATGTCGAGCTCGACGGCACCCTGAGCTTCCTGTCGCTGCCCCGGCTGACCAAGACCCTCAGCACGGTTCCCCCCGGCGCGCATGTCACGCTGGCCATCAACGCCGACTACGTCGACCACGCCATCTCGGAGGCCATCTCCGACTGGAAGCGTGCTCATGAGGCTGCCGGCGGCACCGTGATGATCGTCGAGTCCTCACACGCCAAGCTGCACCACGCCCACACCACCCGGCCACAGCGGCATTTCGTTTCGCGCGCTGTCGGTCTGGTTCCGTGGCGGTCGTGGCGACGCAGCGACGACAACGGCGTGGGCGCATCGATCATCGATGGCATCAACGAGTACAACAGCCGCGGCTCGGGTGCGCTGCGACCGCATGTGTCCGAACTGGCCGACTACCAGGATCCCGATGCACTCTTCCTCACCTGTGGCGATTCGCGCATCCTGCCCAATGTCATCACGGCCAGTGGACCGGGCGACCTGTTCACGATCCGCAATGTCGGAAATGTGGTGCCCACCGATCCAGCCGATGGCTCGGTGGACGCATCCCTGGACTTCGCCATCAACCAGCTGAACGTGAGTTCGGTTGTGGTGTGCGGGCATTCCTCATGCGGCGCGATGAAGGCACTGCTGTCCGAGTCGACCGAAGCACCGACCACTCCGGTGGGACGCTGGCTCGACTATGCCCGCGACAGCCTCATCGCCTTCCAGGAACACCACCCTGCACGCACCAGCGCAGAGGCACACGGGTTCAACGAAGTCGACCAGCTCGGTGTCGTGAATGTGGCGATCCAGGTGGAACGTCTTATCCACCACCCGATTCTGGCCGGGGCCGTGGTGTCCGGGCGGGTTCGCGTGGTCGGCACGTTCTTCAACATCGCCGAAGCGCACGTCTACGAGGTGGATGAGAACGGGATCGTGGGCCAGGACGGCAACACGAACGACATCGTCGAGGACCCGGCGCCGGCAACCAGCTGA
- a CDS encoding Lrp/AsnC family transcriptional regulator: MTAKSPESRYDMPTAPNDVRRVDLDDVDRRILRELHDDARIPNSALAEAVGIAASTCHGRVRRLQETGVIRGFFTDVDPAAVGRPLQAMISVSLQANARGKIRTFIRDIRQLPQVIDVYFLAGADDYILHVAARDTEDLRSFVVEKLNAQPDVAGTQTSLIFEHLRGGAPL; the protein is encoded by the coding sequence ATGACCGCGAAATCACCGGAATCTCGGTACGACATGCCAACCGCGCCGAATGATGTTCGGCGCGTGGATCTTGATGACGTCGACCGCCGCATTCTGAGGGAACTGCATGACGATGCACGTATACCCAACAGTGCGCTTGCCGAGGCCGTGGGGATCGCGGCATCGACGTGTCACGGGCGGGTGCGGCGCCTGCAAGAAACCGGGGTGATCCGTGGATTCTTCACCGATGTCGACCCGGCCGCCGTCGGACGGCCTCTGCAAGCCATGATTTCGGTGAGTCTGCAGGCCAACGCGCGCGGAAAGATCCGTACTTTCATCCGGGACATACGTCAGCTGCCACAGGTCATCGACGTGTACTTCCTGGCGGGTGCCGACGACTACATCCTGCACGTGGCGGCCCGCGACACCGAGGACCTCAGGTCCTTCGTGGTTGAGAAACTCAACGCACAGCCCGATGTCGCGGGCACGCAGACGTCATTGATCTTCGAGCACCTACGTGGGGGAGCCCCTTTGTAG
- the ald gene encoding alanine dehydrogenase → MRVGIPTEIKNNEFRVATTPAGVAELTRRGHEVIIQAGAGEGSSISDVDFKAAGAQVINGAEQVWAEADLLLKVKEPIEPEYSLMRRGQTLFTYLHLAASLPCTEALLKSETTSIAYETVQTADGALPLLAPMSEVAGRLSAQVGAYHLMTPVGGRGVVMGGVPGVGPADVVVIGGGVAGYNAARIAAGMGAHVTVFDVNLNKLRELDAEFGGTIRTRYSSTMDLEGAVKRADLVIGAVLIPGAKAPKLVSNSLVAQMKPGSVLVDIAIDQGGCFADSRPTTHDEPTYSVHDSVFYCVANMPGAVPRTSTFALTNATMPYVLALADKGWQQACRQDAALAKGLSTHEGALLNAHVAEDLGLLFTDPAKVLV, encoded by the coding sequence ATGCGTGTAGGCATCCCTACCGAAATCAAGAACAACGAGTTCCGCGTAGCTACTACCCCGGCCGGTGTGGCCGAGCTGACCCGCCGTGGCCACGAGGTGATCATCCAGGCCGGCGCGGGTGAAGGCTCTTCGATATCCGATGTAGATTTCAAAGCCGCTGGCGCGCAGGTCATCAACGGTGCTGAACAGGTCTGGGCCGAAGCCGATCTGCTCCTCAAGGTCAAGGAACCGATCGAGCCCGAGTACTCCCTGATGCGTCGGGGACAGACTCTCTTCACCTACCTGCACCTGGCCGCATCCCTGCCCTGCACCGAGGCGCTGCTGAAGTCGGAAACCACATCGATCGCTTACGAGACCGTGCAAACCGCCGACGGTGCACTCCCCCTGCTGGCCCCGATGAGTGAGGTGGCGGGGCGGCTCTCCGCGCAGGTCGGGGCCTACCATCTGATGACCCCGGTGGGCGGCCGCGGTGTGGTGATGGGGGGCGTTCCGGGCGTCGGCCCCGCCGACGTGGTCGTCATCGGTGGTGGTGTCGCCGGATACAACGCCGCGCGGATCGCCGCCGGAATGGGTGCTCATGTCACGGTTTTCGATGTGAACCTCAACAAGCTGCGCGAACTGGATGCCGAATTCGGCGGCACGATCCGCACCCGCTACTCGTCCACCATGGACCTGGAGGGGGCCGTCAAGCGGGCCGACCTGGTGATCGGCGCGGTGCTCATTCCTGGCGCCAAGGCACCTAAGCTCGTATCGAATTCGCTTGTCGCTCAGATGAAGCCGGGCTCGGTGCTCGTGGACATCGCCATCGACCAGGGCGGTTGCTTCGCGGACTCCCGGCCCACCACACACGACGAGCCGACCTATTCGGTGCATGACAGCGTGTTCTACTGCGTGGCGAACATGCCCGGCGCCGTGCCCCGCACATCCACCTTCGCCTTGACCAACGCCACCATGCCGTACGTCTTGGCGCTCGCGGACAAGGGCTGGCAGCAGGCCTGCCGACAGGATGCCGCACTGGCCAAGGGGCTCTCGACGCACGAGGGTGCCCTGCTGAATGCGCACGTCGCCGAGGATCTCGGGCTGCTCTTCACCGATCCCGCAAAGGTTCTCGTCTAG
- a CDS encoding VOC family protein produces the protein MKSFIPVLFVRDVSASAEYLRTTLGFAVDFLHGTPPFYGAVSRDQVCLHLRFVRRPNFADLAASENSLILGGIEVPDVWPLFDEFSDRGALIAQAPTKQPWGGTDFHVRDLDGNVISFVSYEQGELR, from the coding sequence ATGAAGTCCTTTATTCCGGTCTTGTTCGTCCGCGACGTCTCCGCGAGCGCGGAGTACTTGAGAACGACACTCGGATTCGCAGTCGACTTTCTCCACGGCACACCGCCGTTCTACGGCGCTGTGTCGCGAGACCAGGTGTGCCTGCACCTACGCTTTGTTCGCCGACCGAACTTCGCCGACCTTGCGGCCTCGGAAAACTCCTTGATCCTGGGTGGGATCGAAGTGCCAGACGTCTGGCCGCTGTTCGACGAATTCAGTGACCGTGGCGCGCTGATCGCCCAGGCCCCGACCAAACAACCCTGGGGTGGAACGGATTTCCATGTCCGTGACCTGGACGGCAACGTGATCTCGTTTGTCAGCTACGAACAGGGCGAGCTGCGCTAG
- a CDS encoding flavin-containing monooxygenase — protein MVTAHMAVDNPVDVVVVGAGMAGLGMAARLRQARVESLLVLEQAPEVGGYWRRSTFASAAGDELAVQQSYAFSPNTSARSVWATRDNVLSYHRDLIARHNLEPVLRLRHRVTALAYEPAKATWRITVAGKKSIFARRVIVAVGAGTSPLPPHLDGIEQFDGPMLNTADWDPDFDFTGRNVAVIAAGASAVHVVPELVKKAARVRVFQRTPDWVLPRWGGESSSTAGRLLSRASGSIAGRVASRSHEALRRGLVWRGMGTRFVEAVAENHLNRNVKDPWLRRNLLPAYRVGSRRVLFSDDFYSALQQDNCKLVPWPVTGVSAIGVRSADAMTHKADCLVFALDTPEVLIEAPFAIKGVDGSTLDEQWGSQPKAFRGVNVPGFPNLFLLTGPGSGSNALAGLSHIEAQIDYVAASLALVDSLAFVSIEVRREPLEREQARAIRRFDRTTWRDGAFRWYKPTETVGSELFPGTTSEFRRALADLDAADYKILTQQELVSANTTKLGVAQ, from the coding sequence GTGGTAACCGCGCACATGGCAGTCGATAACCCTGTTGACGTAGTGGTCGTCGGAGCCGGGATGGCCGGACTGGGGATGGCCGCTCGATTGCGCCAGGCCCGGGTGGAAAGCTTGCTGGTTCTCGAGCAAGCGCCCGAGGTCGGCGGCTACTGGCGGCGCAGCACATTCGCTTCCGCGGCCGGCGACGAGTTGGCGGTGCAGCAGTCGTACGCGTTTTCACCCAACACCTCCGCCCGTTCGGTGTGGGCCACCCGCGACAATGTCCTGTCCTATCACCGTGACCTCATCGCGCGGCATAACCTCGAGCCGGTGCTGCGACTGCGGCATCGGGTGACGGCGCTTGCGTACGAACCCGCGAAGGCCACCTGGCGGATCACGGTGGCGGGTAAGAAATCGATCTTCGCGCGGCGCGTCATCGTCGCGGTTGGCGCCGGAACATCACCGTTGCCACCACATCTCGACGGCATCGAGCAGTTCGACGGCCCCATGCTGAATACGGCGGACTGGGACCCGGACTTCGATTTCACCGGCCGTAATGTGGCCGTGATCGCAGCGGGGGCCAGCGCGGTGCATGTGGTGCCCGAACTGGTCAAGAAGGCGGCACGGGTGCGGGTGTTTCAGCGCACTCCGGACTGGGTGCTGCCGCGCTGGGGCGGAGAATCGTCGAGCACGGCGGGGCGGCTGCTTTCGCGTGCATCGGGATCCATTGCGGGACGGGTGGCTAGCCGTTCGCATGAGGCGCTGCGCCGGGGTTTGGTGTGGCGGGGAATGGGCACCCGGTTCGTCGAGGCGGTGGCCGAGAATCATCTCAACCGCAATGTGAAGGATCCTTGGTTGCGCCGCAACCTGCTTCCGGCCTATCGTGTGGGCAGCCGCCGGGTTCTTTTCTCCGATGATTTCTATTCGGCTCTGCAACAAGACAATTGCAAGTTGGTTCCGTGGCCTGTCACCGGAGTGAGCGCCATTGGAGTGCGATCGGCCGATGCCATGACTCACAAGGCCGACTGCCTGGTCTTCGCGCTCGATACTCCCGAGGTGCTGATCGAAGCACCGTTCGCCATCAAGGGGGTGGACGGCTCCACGCTGGACGAGCAATGGGGTTCCCAGCCGAAGGCCTTCCGCGGCGTGAACGTGCCCGGATTCCCCAATCTGTTCCTGCTCACCGGCCCCGGTTCCGGTTCCAACGCGTTGGCGGGCCTGTCGCATATCGAAGCGCAAATCGATTATGTGGCAGCGTCATTGGCCCTGGTTGATTCGTTGGCATTCGTCTCCATCGAGGTGCGCCGAGAGCCCCTGGAGCGTGAGCAGGCGCGCGCGATACGGCGATTCGATCGAACCACCTGGCGCGATGGTGCGTTCCGCTGGTACAAGCCCACTGAAACCGTCGGTAGCGAGCTTTTCCCTGGTACGACAAGCGAATTCCGGCGTGCGCTAGCCGATCTGGATGCCGCCGACTACAAGATTCTTACCCAGCAGGAACTCGTTTCCGCCAATACGACGAAGTTAGGGGTAGCCCAATGA
- a CDS encoding SDR family oxidoreductase produces the protein MDINGSVAIVTGAGSGIGQALAWGLADDGARVVAADIDADAVAATAAARAGRIIGQRADASSSADIEALIALAEKEFGPVDLYAANAGIGCGLGLDIGEAAWDLAFDVNLRAHIRAATLLTPKWVERGRGYFVSVASAAGLLTQLGSPAYSVTKHAAVGFAEWLSITYGDKGIGVSCLCPMGVKTPLLDGLTQSDDPATKVAGSSITAAGAVLQPEAVARITLDAVRAETFLVLPHPQVLDMYRQKGADYDRWIAGMRRYQGVLEEQVKSS, from the coding sequence ATGGACATCAACGGCAGCGTCGCCATCGTCACCGGAGCCGGTTCGGGAATCGGACAGGCCCTCGCCTGGGGTCTTGCGGATGACGGAGCCAGGGTTGTGGCGGCGGACATCGATGCCGATGCCGTGGCAGCCACTGCCGCGGCGCGGGCGGGCCGCATCATCGGACAGCGTGCCGACGCCAGCTCGAGCGCCGATATCGAGGCCCTCATCGCCTTGGCGGAGAAGGAATTTGGCCCCGTCGATCTCTATGCGGCCAACGCAGGCATTGGCTGTGGTCTGGGACTGGATATCGGCGAGGCCGCTTGGGACCTCGCCTTCGATGTGAATCTGCGCGCACATATCCGGGCGGCAACCTTGCTGACGCCGAAATGGGTGGAGCGCGGGCGCGGCTATTTTGTGTCGGTCGCTTCTGCTGCCGGGCTGCTCACCCAGCTCGGTTCACCGGCCTATTCGGTGACCAAGCACGCGGCCGTCGGTTTTGCCGAATGGTTGTCGATCACGTATGGCGACAAGGGGATCGGGGTGAGCTGTCTATGCCCGATGGGGGTGAAGACCCCCTTGCTTGACGGTCTCACGCAATCCGATGATCCCGCGACCAAGGTGGCCGGTAGCTCGATCACGGCCGCCGGGGCGGTACTGCAACCCGAGGCCGTCGCACGGATCACGCTGGATGCGGTACGTGCCGAGACCTTCCTGGTGCTGCCGCATCCACAGGTGCTCGACATGTACCGGCAGAAGGGCGCCGATTACGACCGGTGGATTGCCGGTATGCGTCGCTACCAGGGCGTACTCGAAGAGCAGGTCAAGTCCTCGTAG
- a CDS encoding DUF2182 domain-containing protein produces MVANAIQRVRELAAGRYTGIATAIILLSWLGFAFLPQHATAHKQAPMAEHMHGMDHANMAPMATPVVHQPALWVAIVSWIVMTIAMMGPATLPAVRYVEQSVPRGRGRALVLYAAVWLAMWTVVGLIITLALPAAANVNRWWLFAGVLLLTAMWQLAPMKCRALGECHRSTPLPPDGWSAAKGLMRFGATSGWACIRSCWAMMLTMAVAPSAHLAWMVGLTAAVTWERFTRYPRRTAWLLAGLFVVAAAAVGVFAIQ; encoded by the coding sequence ATGGTCGCCAACGCGATCCAGCGCGTCAGAGAACTGGCGGCTGGCAGATACACAGGGATCGCGACCGCGATAATTCTGTTGTCGTGGTTGGGTTTCGCGTTCCTACCGCAGCACGCCACCGCCCACAAGCAAGCGCCCATGGCCGAGCATATGCACGGTATGGATCACGCGAACATGGCACCGATGGCCACGCCGGTGGTGCATCAGCCCGCATTGTGGGTCGCCATCGTCTCCTGGATTGTCATGACCATCGCGATGATGGGACCGGCCACACTTCCCGCGGTCCGGTACGTCGAGCAGAGCGTGCCACGGGGCCGTGGGCGTGCGCTGGTTCTCTATGCGGCGGTCTGGCTCGCAATGTGGACGGTGGTCGGGCTGATCATCACCCTGGCGCTCCCTGCCGCCGCCAACGTCAACCGGTGGTGGTTGTTCGCGGGCGTGCTCCTGCTGACGGCGATGTGGCAGCTCGCTCCGATGAAGTGCCGGGCGCTCGGCGAATGTCACCGCTCGACACCATTGCCCCCGGACGGCTGGTCGGCGGCCAAGGGCCTCATGCGATTCGGAGCAACCAGCGGGTGGGCGTGCATCCGTTCCTGCTGGGCGATGATGCTGACGATGGCCGTCGCGCCCTCGGCGCACCTGGCGTGGATGGTGGGATTGACCGCCGCTGTCACCTGGGAGCGATTCACCCGGTATCCGCGCCGCACGGCATGGCTTCTTGCGGGCCTGTTCGTCGTCGCGGCTGCTGCGGTCGGGGTTTTCGCCATCCAATAG
- a CDS encoding M16 family metallopeptidase — protein sequence MPSRSSVPSAVRRTVLPGGLRVVTEAMPSVRSASVGVWVDVGSRDEGRSVAGAAHFLEHLLFKSTPTRSAADIAQSIDAVGGELNAFTAREQTCYYAHVLDSDLELAIDLVADVVLRGRCASEDVEVERDVVLEEIAMRDDDPEDLLGEAFLGALFGDHPIGRSVLGCSESISTMTRSQLHSFHVRRYRPERMVLAVAGNIEHDRVVRLARKYFKSHLDSSVKTVAPRKGSGRVTATPGLELVSRDGEQVHLSLGVRTPGRGWQYRWALSVLNSALGGGLSSRLFQEIREQRGLVYAVYSTVDTFSDTGALSVYAGCSPERFDEVAKVTSQVLGSVVEGGFTAAEIERAKGALSGGLVLGLEDSASRMNRMGRSELNNGKHRTISATLDKIEAVTVDEVNGIARQLLSGRAGAAVVGPYRSKRTLPRALRTMIESAS from the coding sequence ATGCCGTCGCGGAGTAGCGTTCCGAGCGCCGTACGTCGCACGGTCCTTCCGGGTGGTCTCCGAGTAGTCACCGAGGCAATGCCCTCGGTGCGCTCGGCGTCCGTCGGCGTGTGGGTCGACGTCGGCTCGCGCGATGAGGGGCGCAGTGTCGCCGGTGCGGCACACTTCCTCGAACACCTGCTTTTCAAGTCGACGCCCACCCGGTCGGCGGCCGATATCGCACAGTCGATTGACGCCGTCGGCGGTGAGCTGAACGCGTTCACCGCACGCGAGCAGACCTGCTACTACGCACACGTGCTGGACTCCGATCTGGAGCTGGCGATCGACCTGGTGGCTGATGTGGTGCTGCGCGGGCGATGCGCCAGTGAGGATGTCGAGGTCGAGCGCGATGTGGTGCTCGAAGAAATCGCGATGCGCGACGATGACCCCGAGGATCTGTTGGGGGAGGCGTTCCTCGGGGCTCTGTTCGGAGATCATCCGATAGGCCGCAGTGTGCTCGGCTGCTCGGAATCCATATCGACGATGACGCGGTCCCAGCTGCATTCGTTTCACGTCCGCCGGTATCGGCCCGAGCGCATGGTGTTGGCCGTGGCCGGGAACATCGAGCACGATCGCGTAGTGCGCTTGGCGCGCAAGTACTTCAAGTCGCATCTGGATTCTTCGGTGAAGACGGTGGCGCCCCGTAAGGGGAGCGGTCGAGTCACCGCAACACCGGGTCTGGAACTGGTGTCGCGGGACGGCGAGCAGGTACACCTGTCGCTGGGCGTGCGTACCCCCGGACGTGGCTGGCAGTACCGCTGGGCGTTGTCGGTGCTCAACAGCGCGTTGGGTGGTGGGCTCAGTTCCCGCCTGTTCCAAGAGATTCGCGAGCAGCGTGGACTGGTGTACGCGGTCTACTCGACGGTGGACACCTTCTCCGATACCGGAGCGTTGTCGGTGTACGCGGGCTGCTCACCGGAGCGCTTCGATGAGGTGGCCAAGGTGACCTCGCAGGTATTGGGGTCGGTCGTCGAGGGCGGATTCACCGCGGCGGAGATTGAGCGGGCCAAGGGTGCGCTGTCCGGCGGGCTTGTTCTGGGGCTTGAGGATTCGGCGTCTCGCATGAACAGAATGGGCCGCAGCGAACTGAACAACGGTAAGCACCGCACGATTTCGGCGACCCTGGACAAGATCGAGGCGGTGACGGTCGACGAAGTCAATGGCATCGCCCGGCAGTTGCTCAGCGGCCGAGCCGGTGCGGCTGTAGTCGGTCCGTATCGGTCCAAGCGGACGCTGCCGCGCGCACTGCGAACGATGATCGAATCTGCAAGCTAG